One genomic window of Brachionichthys hirsutus isolate HB-005 chromosome 22, CSIRO-AGI_Bhir_v1, whole genome shotgun sequence includes the following:
- the LOC137910781 gene encoding prickle-like protein 1 yields the protein MNLERGERGERTSPRGPEMEPRAGGKAGKMSLGFQRSSTSDDDSGCALEEYAWVPPGVRAEQVQMYFSCLPEEKVPYVNSPGEKHRVRQLLYQLPPHDNEVRYCRSLTEEEKRELQMFSAQRKREALGRGTPKILPRALQHTRCENCDGGINGGEMAIFASRAGPSPCWHPACFVCATCQELLVDLIYFHQNGKVLCGRHQAELLKPRCSSCDEIIFSDECTEAEGRHWHMKHFACFECETMLGGQRYIMKDGRPYCCGCFESLYAEYCEACGENIGVDHAQMTYEGVHWHATDQCFCCAQCKTSLLGCPFLPKQGRIYCSKACSQGEDIHASDSSDSAFQSARSRESRRSVRMGKSSRPAEQWRQSQLFNPPAAVPSFENEFGDVEGGGDAHCDIGIVGRKLAHLGLERERLWREREEQDGGEEDPEEWAQHEDYMTQLLLKFGDRGMLHQLQQPSLKPLSPSNDRNRLITVSDPWLKPDATSVGVKASSPTPASPTQSQTSQQSRPSSSSSPGLMSKKHLPETYWAQSQDGMGDSAYGSHPGPASARKIQELELDQDQEQSGTRRPAFWQDTRQWYEDSLECIADELRKVEQGAGDSMDSLALSNITGASVDGDGRDRAMVYALATQDPAAADDCEKMSNMGTFNSSHHHSDNSLDLNTEKDDEEQAATRGGTPGGRHSLSPHSEVLPPSFVHAPALRRSRSQSRPPQMVKFAEDTVDNGYNDGFDIDVRKHPMSERPQRRVFCSDQVGQDRSRPTSHHGRSRQQHHRQSRRHRSRKTRSDNNLHVVPLEKAQRPYEPRQQGPASRPCGGMLLQHPAHRLPLAYPQSRCDYAPKGSAQVDSRFEHFLGLYRDEDDCCSTCSSSSSDSEEEGFFLGQPIPQPRGAGRYYAEDYATRVTALSSQSNGSQTGRRKSPRSKNCIIS from the exons ATGAACCTGGAGCGCGGTGAAAGAGGGGAGCGAACGTCTCCTCGAGGGCCAGAGATGGAGCCTCGTGCCGGGGGGAAGGCGGGGAAGATGTCCCTGGGCTTCCAGAGGAGCTCCACCTCGGATGACGACTCCGGGTGTGCGTTGGAGGAGTACGCGTGGGTGCCACCGGGTGTTCGGGCAGAGCAG GTCCAGATGTATTTTTCCTGTCTGCCCGAGGAAAAGGTGCCGTACGTCAACAGCCCCGGAGAGAAGCACCGGGTTCGACAGCTCCTCTACCAGCTGCCGCCACACGACAACGAG GTGCGTTACTGTCGCTCCCTGACtgaggaggaaaagagggagCTCCAAATGTTCAGTGCccagaggaaaagggaggcgCTGGGAAGAGGAACACCCAAGATCCTGCCCCGAGCCCTGCAACACACCCGCTGTGAAAAT TGCGATGGCGGCATCAATGGAGGAGAGATGGCCATCTTTGCCTCCAGGGCGGGGCCGAGCCCTTGCTGGCACCCGGCGTGCTTCGTGTGCGCGACGTGTCAAGAGCTTCTGGTGGATCTGATTTACTTCCATCAAAATGGAAAGGTCCTCTGCGGAAGGCACCAAGCTGAGCTTCTCAAACCGCGGTGCTCTTCCTGTGACGAG ATCATATTCTCAGACGAATGCACTGAAGCAGAGGGTCGTCACTGGCACATGAAGCACTTTGCCTGTTTCGAGTGTGAGACCATGCTAGGGGGTCAGCGCTACATCATGAAAGATGGCCGGCCCTACTGTTGTGGCTGCTTTGAGTCACTGTATGCAGAGTATTGTGAAGCTTGTGGTGAAAACATCG GGGTTGACCATGCCCAGATGACCTATGAAGGAGTCCACTGGCATGCCACCGACCAGTGCTTCTGTTGTGCCCAGTGCAAGACGTCACTGCTGGGTTGTCCCTTCCTGCCGAAGCAGGGCCGCATCTACTGCTCAAAGGCCTGCAGCCAGGGGGAGGACATCCATGCCTCCGACTCCTCTGATTCGGCCTTCCAGTCTGCCCGTTCACGCGAATCAAGGCGTAGCGTTCGCATGGGGAAGAGCAGCAGGCCTGCCGAACAGTGGAGGCAGTCTCAATTGTTCAACCCCCCTGCCGCTGTCCCCTCATTTGAGAATGAATTCGGGGACGTGGAGGGCGGCGGCGATGCGCATTGTGACATTGGTATTGTAGGACGCAAGCTGGCCCATCTaggcctggagagagagaggctatggagagagcgagaggagcAGGACGGCGGAGAGGAGGACCCAGAGGAGTGGGCACAGCATGAGGATTACATGACTCAGCTCCTGCTCAAGTTCGGTGACCGCGGGATGTTGCATCAACTTCAGCAGCCATCCCTAAAGCCTCTCAGCCCAAGCAATGACAGAAACAGACTAATAACTGTCTCTGACCCATGGCTAAAGCCTGATGCTACATCTGTTGGGGTTAAGGCCTCTTCTCCAACCCCTGCGAGTCCCACCCAGAGTCAGACTTCCCAGCAATCTcggcccagcagcagcagcagccctggACTAATGAGCAAAAAGCACCTGCCTGAAACGTACTGGGCCCAATCTCAGGATGGAATGGGAGACTCTGCCTATGGAAGTCATCCCGGTCCTGCAAGTGCTCGGAAGATCCAAGAGCTTGAGTTGGACCAGGATCAGGAGCAGTCCGGGACAAGAAGACCGGCCTTTTGGCAGGACACCAGGCAGTGGTACGAAGACTCCCTTGAGTGCATTGCTGATGAGCTGAGGAAAGTGGAGCAAGGTGCTGGAGACTCAATGGACTCCCTGGCACTCTCAAACATCACTG GTGCATCGGTGGATGGCGACGGCAGAGACAGAGCTATGGTTTACGCTCTTGCGACGCAGGACCCAGCAGCGGCCGACGACTGCGAGAAGATGAGCAACATGGGGACCTTTAACTCATCTCACCACCACAGCGATAACTCGCTCGACCTTAACACGGAGAAGGACGATGAGGAGCAAGCAGCGACGAGGGGAGGCACACCGGGAGGACGTCACTCGTTGTCCCCGCATTCGGAggtcctccctccctcgttcGTCCACGCACCGGCTCTCAGGAGGAGCAGGTCCCAGTCCAGGCCTCCTCAGATGGTTAAGTTCGCCGAAGACACCGTGGATAACGGGTATAACGACGGCTTCGATATCGATGTCCGAAAGCACCCAATGAGTGAGAGACCTCAGCGGAGGGTGTTCTGCTCAGATCAGGTGGGCCAAGACAGAAGCCGCCCAACAAGCCACCATGGGCGCAGCCGGCAACAACACCATCGACAAAGTCGGCGCCACAGGAGCCGCAAAACCCGCTCGGACAACAACCTTCACGTGGTGCCTTTGGAGAAAGCGCAGCGGCCGTATGAGCCCAGGCAGCAGGGTCCGGCTAGCCGCCCCTGTGGCGGCATGCTCTTACAGCACCCTGCACACAGGCTGCCTTTGGCTTACCCCCAGAGCCGATGTGACTATGCCCCTAAAGGCTCAGCTCAAGTAGACTCACGGTTTGAGCATTTCTTGGGTCTCTACAGAGACGAGGATGACTGTTGCTCCACTTGCTCTTCGTCGTCGTCCGACTCCGAGGAGGAGGGCTTCTTCCTGGGCCAGCCAATCCCTCAGCCTCGAGGAGCCGGTCGCTACTACGCCGAAGATTACGCGACGAGGGTCACAGCCCTCTCCTCGCAGAGCAACGGTTCACAGACTGGGCGCAGAAAGAGCCCCAGATCCAAAAACTGCATCATCTCTTAA